In the genome of Streptococcus mitis, one region contains:
- a CDS encoding multidrug ABC transporter permease, translating into MKKYQRMHLIFIRQYIKQIMEYKVDFVVGVLGVFLTQGLNLLFLNVIFQHIPSLEGWTFQEIAFIYGFSLIPKGLDHLFFDNLWALGQRLVRKGEFDKYLTRPINPLFHILVETFQIDALGELLVGGILLGITVTSIAWTLPKFLLFLVCIPFATLIYTSLKIATASIAFWTKQSGAMIYIFYMFNDFAKYPISIYNSLLRWLISFIVPFAFTAYYPASYFLQNKDVIFNIGGLILISLVFFVISLKLWDRGLDAYESAGS; encoded by the coding sequence ATGAAAAAATATCAACGTATGCATCTGATTTTTATCAGACAATACATCAAACAAATCATGGAATACAAGGTGGATTTTGTGGTTGGTGTGCTGGGAGTTTTTCTAACTCAAGGCTTGAACCTCTTGTTTCTCAATGTCATTTTTCAACACATTCCATCACTAGAAGGTTGGACCTTTCAAGAAATCGCCTTTATCTATGGATTTTCCTTGATTCCCAAGGGACTGGACCATCTCTTTTTTGACAATCTCTGGGCGTTAGGGCAACGCTTGGTGCGAAAAGGTGAGTTTGACAAGTATCTGACTCGTCCTATCAATCCTCTCTTTCACATCCTCGTCGAGACCTTTCAGATTGATGCCTTGGGCGAACTATTGGTCGGTGGCATTTTACTAGGGATTACGGTGACTAGCATTGCTTGGACGCTTCCCAAATTCCTGCTTTTCCTAGTCTGTATTCCTTTTGCGACCTTGATTTATACTTCCTTGAAAATCGCGACAGCCAGCATAGCTTTTTGGACCAAGCAGTCAGGCGCCATGATCTACATTTTTTATATGTTTAATGACTTTGCTAAGTATCCGATTTCGATTTACAATTCGCTTCTTCGTTGGTTAATCAGTTTTATCGTGCCTTTTGCCTTTACGGCCTACTATCCTGCTAGCTATTTCTTGCAGAACAAGGATGTAATCTTTAACATCGGAGGTTTGATATTGATTTCCCTTGTTTTCTTTGTCATTTCCCTTAAACTTTGGGATAGGGGCTTGGATGCCTACGAAAGTGCAGGTTCGTAA
- a CDS encoding antibiotic ABC transporter permease produces MAKLWRRYKPFINAGIQELITYRVNFILYRIGDVMGAFVAFYLWKAVFDSSQESLIQGFSMADITLYIIMSFVTNLLTKSDSSFMIGEEVKDGSIIMRLLRPVHFAASYLFTELGSKWLIFISVGFPFLSVIVLMKILSGQGIVEVLGLTVLYLFSLTLAYLINFFFNICFGFSAFVFKNLWGSNLLKTSIVAFMSGSLIPLVFFPKVVADILSFLPFSSLIYTPVMIIVGKYDTNQILQALLVQFFWLLVMVGLSQLIWKRVQSFITIQGG; encoded by the coding sequence ATGGCCAAATTGTGGAGACGTTATAAACCCTTTATCAATGCAGGGATTCAGGAGTTGATTACCTATCGAGTCAACTTTATTCTCTATCGGATTGGCGATGTCATGGGGGCTTTTGTTGCTTTTTATCTTTGGAAGGCTGTCTTTGATTCCTCTCAGGAGTCTTTAATTCAGGGCTTCAGCATGGCAGATATCACCCTTTACATCATCATGAGTTTTGTGACCAATCTCTTGACCAAGTCAGATAGCTCTTTTATGATTGGAGAGGAGGTCAAGGATGGCTCTATCATCATGCGTTTGTTGAGACCAGTGCATTTTGCGGCCTCCTATCTTTTTACCGAGCTTGGTTCCAAGTGGTTAATTTTTATCAGTGTCGGCTTTCCATTTTTAAGTGTCATTGTTTTGATGAAAATCTTATCTGGGCAAGGGATTGTAGAAGTGCTGGGCTTAACAGTCCTCTATCTTTTTAGCTTAACGCTAGCTTATCTGATTAACTTTTTCTTTAATATCTGCTTTGGATTTTCAGCCTTTGTGTTTAAAAATCTATGGGGTTCCAATCTCCTCAAAACTTCCATAGTGGCTTTTATGTCTGGAAGTTTGATTCCTTTGGTTTTCTTTCCAAAGGTTGTTGCAGATATTCTGTCCTTCCTGCCTTTTTCATCCTTGATTTACACTCCGGTCATGATTATCGTTGGGAAATACGATACCAATCAGATTCTTCAGGCGCTTTTGGTACAGTTTTTCTGGCTCTTAGTGATGGTGGGCTTGTCTCAGTTGATTTGGAAACGAGTCCAGTCATTCATTACCATTCAGGGAGGTTAG
- a CDS encoding serine protease: MKKSTVLSLTTAAVILAAYVPNELVLADTSSSEDALNISDKEKVVGKQKENKEKLEDIHNAIETSKDTEEKKTTVIEEKEVVSKESVIDNKTSNEEKLKEDSNQSKEDKADSSASKDPESPKKEDKLVYIAEFKDKESGEKAIKELSNLKDTKVLYTYDTVFNGVAIETTPDNLDKIKLIEGISSVERSQKVQPMMNHARKEIGVEEAIDYLKSINAPFGKNFDGRGMVISNIDTGTDYRHKAMRIDDDAKDSMRFKKEDLKGTDKNFWLSDKIPHAFNYYNGGKITVEKADDGSDYFDPHGMHIAGILAGNDTEKDIKNFNGIDGIAPNAQIFSYKMYSDAGSGFAGDETMFHAIEDSIKHNVDVVSVSSGFTGTGLVGEKYWEAIRALRKAGIPMVVATGNYATSASSSSWDLVANNNLKMTDTGNVTRTAAHEDAIAVASAKNQTVEFDKVNIGGENFKYRNIGAFFDKNKIITNEDGSKAPDKLKFVYIGKGQDKDLIGLDLKGKIAVMDRIYTKDLKDAFKRATDKGARGIMVVNTVNYYNRDNWTELPAMGYEADEGTKSQVFSISGDDGVKLWNMINPDKKTDVKRNSKEDFKDKLEQYYPIDMASYNSNKPNVGDEKEIDFKFAPDTDKELYKEDVIVPAGSTSWGPRTDLLLKPDVSAPGKNIKSTLNVINGKSTYGYMSGTSMATPIVAASTVLIRPKLKEMLERPALKNLEGDDKIDLTSLTKIALQNTARPMMDATSWKEKSQYFASPRQQGAGLINVANALRNEVVATFKNTDSKGLVNSYGSISLKEIKGDKKYFTIKLHNTSNRPLTFKVSASAVTTDALTDRLKLDETYKDEKSPDGKQIVPEIHPEKVKDANITFEHDTFTIGPNSSFDLNAVINVGEAKNKNKFVESFIHFESVEEMEALNSNGKKTNFQPSLSMPLMGFAGDWNKEPILDKWAWEEGSKSKTMEGYDDDGKPKIPGTLNKGIGGEHGIDKFNPAGVIQNRKDKNTTSLDQNPELFAFNNEGINAPSSSGSNIAKIYPLDSNGNPQDAQLERGLTPSPLVLRSAEEGMISIVNTNKEGENQIDLKVISREHFIKGILNSKRNDAKGIKSSKLKVWGDLKWDGLIYNPRGREENAPESKDNQDPATKIRGQFEPIAEGQYFYKFKYRLTKDYPWQVSYIPVKIDNTAPKIVSVDFSNPEKIKLITKDTYHKVKDQYKNETLFARDQKEHPEKFDEIANEVWYAGAALVNEDGEVEKNLEVTYAGEGQGRNRKLDKDGNTIYEINGAGDLRGKIIEVIALDGSSNFTKIHRIKFADHADEKGMISYYLVDPDKDSSKYQKLGEIAESKFKNLENRKEDSLKKDTTEEENHQDNEESIEEKSSLTIHKTISTIREFESKDLKKLIKKKFREVDDFTSETGKRTEEYDYKYDDKGNIIAYDDGSALEYETEKLDEIKSKIYGVLSPSKNGHFEILGKISNVSKNAKVYYGNNYKSIEIKTTKYDSHSKTMTFDLYANINDIVDGLAFSGDMRFFVKDDDQIKAETKIRMPEKNKETKTEYPYASSYGNVIELGEGDLSKNKPNNLTEMESGKIYSDSEKQQYLLKDNIILRKGYALKVTTYNPGKTDMLEGNGVYNKEDIAKIQKANPNLRVLSEKIIYADSRNVEDGRSIQSVLMSALDGFNIVRYQVFTFKMNDKGEAIDKDGNLVTDSSKLVLFGKDGKEYTGEDKSNVEAIKEDGSTLFIDAKPVNLSMDKNYFNPSKSNKIYVRNPEFYLRGKISDKGGFNWELRVNESVVDNYLIYGDLHIDNTRDFNIKLNVKDGDIMDWGMKDYKANGFPDKVTDMDGNVYLQTGYSDLNAKAVGVHYQFLYDNVKPEVNIDPKGNTSIEYADGKSVVFNINDKRNNGFDGEIQERHIYVNGKEYKSFDDIKQLTDKTLNIKILVKDFARNTTVKEFILNKDTGEVSELKPHTVTVTIQNGKEMSSTIVSEEDFILPVYKGELEKGYQFDGWEISGVEGKKDAGYVINVSKDTLIKPVFKKIEEKKEEENKPTFDLSKKKDKVQANHNQLDESNRKEDLQREHHSHKSDSTEDIKATVPVQVNYSQLDESQRSDSTKDVTATVPDKNDKNFENKKEVYLNEPENIANKHTNIDSKSTTNNDRLPKTGTVSEVFTSLVAGIMFTVGTFLGLKKKD; encoded by the coding sequence ATGAAAAAAAGTACAGTATTGTCACTAACCACAGCTGCAGTTATTTTAGCAGCATATGTCCCTAATGAGCTAGTTTTAGCAGACACATCTAGTTCTGAAGATGCTTTAAATATCTCTGATAAAGAAAAAGTAGTAGGTAAACAAAAAGAAAACAAAGAAAAACTTGAAGATATCCATAATGCTATAGAAACTTCAAAGGATACTGAAGAGAAGAAAACAACGGTTATTGAGGAAAAAGAAGTTGTTAGTAAAGAATCTGTGATAGATAACAAAACTAGCAATGAAGAAAAACTCAAAGAAGATTCCAATCAATCCAAAGAAGATAAAGCGGACTCGTCTGCAAGTAAAGACCCAGAAAGTCCCAAAAAAGAGGATAAACTTGTCTATATTGCTGAATTTAAAGATAAAGAATCTGGAGAAAAAGCAATCAAGGAATTATCCAATCTTAAGGATACAAAAGTTTTATATACTTATGATACGGTTTTTAATGGCGTTGCAATAGAAACAACTCCAGATAATCTGGACAAAATTAAACTAATAGAGGGTATCTCATCGGTTGAACGATCACAAAAAGTCCAGCCAATGATGAATCATGCTAGAAAGGAAATTGGAGTTGAAGAGGCAATTGATTACCTAAAATCTATCAATGCTCCATTTGGGAAAAACTTTGATGGTCGGGGTATGGTCATTTCAAACATCGATACTGGGACAGATTATAGGCATAAGGCTATGAGAATCGATGATGATGCCAAAGACTCAATGAGATTTAAAAAAGAAGACTTAAAAGGTACTGATAAAAATTTCTGGTTGAGTGATAAAATCCCTCATGCTTTCAATTATTATAATGGTGGTAAAATTACTGTAGAAAAAGCTGATGATGGAAGCGATTATTTTGATCCACATGGAATGCATATTGCAGGGATTCTTGCGGGAAATGATACTGAAAAAGATATTAAAAACTTTAACGGAATAGATGGAATTGCTCCTAATGCACAGATCTTCTCTTATAAAATGTACTCTGACGCAGGATCTGGCTTCGCAGGAGATGAAACAATGTTTCATGCTATTGAAGATTCGATCAAACACAATGTCGATGTTGTTTCGGTATCATCTGGCTTTACAGGAACAGGTCTTGTAGGTGAGAAATATTGGGAAGCTATTAGAGCGTTAAGAAAAGCAGGCATTCCAATGGTTGTAGCTACGGGTAACTATGCGACTTCTGCTTCAAGTTCTTCATGGGATTTAGTGGCAAATAATAATCTGAAAATGACCGACACTGGAAATGTAACGCGAACTGCAGCACATGAAGATGCGATAGCGGTCGCTTCTGCTAAAAATCAGACAGTTGAGTTTGATAAAGTCAACATAGGTGGAGAAAATTTTAAATACAGAAATATAGGGGCCTTTTTCGATAAGAATAAAATCATAACAAATGAAGATGGTTCAAAAGCTCCTGATAAGTTGAAATTTGTATATATAGGCAAAGGTCAAGACAAAGATTTGATAGGATTGGATCTTAAGGGCAAAATTGCAGTAATGGATCGAATTTATACCAAGGATTTAAAAGATGCTTTTAAAAGAGCAACGGATAAGGGCGCACGTGGCATTATGGTTGTAAATACTGTCAATTACTATAACAGAGATAATTGGACAGAGCTTCCAGCCATGGGATATGAAGCGGATGAAGGGACTAAAAGTCAAGTATTTTCAATTTCAGGAGATGATGGTGTAAAGCTATGGAACATGATTAATCCTGATAAAAAAACTGATGTTAAAAGAAATAGTAAGGAAGATTTCAAAGATAAATTGGAGCAATACTATCCAATTGATATGGCCAGCTATAATTCTAATAAACCGAATGTAGGTGACGAAAAAGAGATTGACTTTAAGTTTGCACCTGACACAGACAAAGAATTGTATAAAGAAGATGTCATAGTTCCAGCAGGATCCACATCTTGGGGACCGAGAACAGATTTACTTTTAAAACCTGATGTCTCAGCACCAGGTAAAAACATTAAATCCACTCTCAATGTCATTAATGGGAAATCAACTTATGGCTATATGTCAGGAACTAGTATGGCAACTCCAATCGTGGCAGCTTCTACTGTTTTGATTAGACCAAAGTTAAAGGAAATGCTTGAAAGACCTGCCTTGAAAAATCTTGAAGGAGATGACAAAATAGACCTTACGAGTCTTACAAAAATAGCCCTACAAAATACTGCACGGCCAATGATGGATGCAACTTCTTGGAAAGAAAAAAGTCAATACTTTGCATCACCTAGACAACAAGGAGCAGGGCTAATTAATGTTGCCAATGCTTTGAGAAATGAAGTTGTAGCGACTTTCAAAAACACAGATTCTAAAGGTTTGGTAAACTCTTATGGTTCTATTTCTCTTAAAGAAATAAAAGGAGATAAAAAATACTTTACAATTAAGCTTCACAATACATCAAACAGACCTTTAACCTTTAAAGTTTCAGCATCAGCGGTAACTACAGATGCTCTAACTGATAGACTAAAACTGGATGAAACATACAAAGATGAAAAATCTCCAGATGGGAAGCAAATTGTTCCAGAAATCCACCCAGAGAAAGTAAAAGATGCAAATATTACATTTGAGCATGACACTTTCACTATAGGCCCAAATTCTAGCTTTGATTTAAATGCGGTTATAAACGTTGGAGAGGCTAAAAATAAAAATAAATTTGTAGAATCATTTATTCATTTTGAATCAGTGGAAGAAATGGAAGCTCTAAACTCCAATGGTAAGAAAACAAATTTCCAACCTTCTTTATCGATGCCTCTAATGGGATTTGCTGGGGATTGGAATAAGGAACCAATCCTTGATAAATGGGCCTGGGAAGAAGGTTCAAAATCAAAAACAATGGAAGGTTATGATGATGATGGTAAACCAAAAATTCCAGGAACCTTAAATAAGGGAATTGGTGGAGAACATGGTATAGATAAATTTAATCCAGCAGGAGTTATCCAAAATAGAAAAGATAAAAATACAACATCCCTAGATCAAAATCCAGAATTATTTGCTTTCAATAACGAAGGTATCAACGCACCATCATCAAGTGGTTCTAATATTGCTAAAATTTATCCTTTAGATTCAAATGGAAATCCTCAAGATGCTCAACTTGAGAGAGGATTAACACCTTCTCCACTTGTATTAAGAAGTGCAGAAGAAGGAATGATTTCAATAGTAAATACAAATAAAGAGGGAGAAAATCAAATTGACTTAAAAGTCATTTCGAGAGAACACTTTATTAAAGGAATTTTAAACTCTAAGAGAAATGATGCAAAGGGAATCAAATCTTCAAAACTAAAAGTTTGGGGTGATTTGAAGTGGGATGGACTCATCTATAACCCTAGAGGTCGAGAAGAAAATGCACCAGAAAGTAAGGATAACCAAGATCCTGCTACTAAGATAAGAGGTCAATTTGAACCGATTGCGGAAGGTCAATATTTCTATAAATTTAAATATAGATTAACTAAAGATTATCCATGGCAGGTTTCCTATATTCCTGTAAAAATTGATAACACAGCTCCTAAGATTGTTTCTGTTGATTTTTCAAATCCTGAAAAAATTAAGCTGATCACAAAGGATACTTATCACAAGGTAAAAGATCAGTATAAGAATGAAACTTTATTTGCTAGAGATCAAAAAGAACATCCTGAAAAATTTGATGAGATTGCAAACGAAGTTTGGTATGCTGGTGCCGCTCTTGTTAATGAAGATGGAGAGGTTGAGAAAAATCTTGAAGTAACTTACGCAGGTGAGGGTCAAGGAAGAAATAGGAAACTTGACAAAGACGGAAATACCATTTATGAAATTAATGGTGCAGGAGATTTAAGAGGAAAAATCATTGAAGTCATTGCATTAGATGGTTCTAGCAATTTCACAAAGATTCATAGAATTAAATTTGCTGATCATGCTGATGAAAAGGGGATGATTTCCTATTATCTAGTAGATCCTGATAAGGATTCATCTAAATACCAAAAGCTTGGAGAGATTGCCGAATCTAAATTTAAAAATTTAGAAAATAGAAAAGAGGATAGTCTTAAAAAAGATACAACTGAGGAAGAAAATCATCAAGACAATGAAGAGTCTATCGAAGAAAAATCTAGCTTGACTATTCATAAAACGATTTCAACAATTAGAGAGTTTGAAAGCAAAGACTTGAAGAAACTCATTAAAAAGAAATTTAGAGAAGTTGATGACTTTACAAGTGAAACTGGTAAGAGGACAGAAGAATACGATTATAAATACGATGATAAGGGAAATATCATTGCTTATGACGATGGTAGCGCCTTAGAATATGAAACTGAAAAACTTGACGAAATAAAATCAAAAATTTATGGTGTTCTAAGTCCGTCTAAAAATGGACACTTTGAAATTCTTGGAAAGATAAGTAATGTTTCTAAAAATGCCAAGGTATATTATGGTAATAACTATAAATCGATAGAAATCAAAACGACCAAGTATGATTCCCACTCAAAAACGATGACATTTGATTTATACGCTAATATTAATGATATTGTGGATGGATTAGCTTTTTCAGGAGATATGAGATTCTTTGTTAAAGATGATGATCAGATAAAAGCTGAAACTAAAATTAGAATGCCTGAAAAAAATAAGGAAACTAAGACAGAATATCCCTATGCATCAAGTTATGGGAATGTAATAGAATTAGGAGAAGGAGATCTTTCAAAAAACAAACCAAACAATTTAACGGAGATGGAATCTGGTAAAATCTATTCTGATTCAGAAAAACAACAATATCTGTTAAAAGATAACATTATTCTAAGAAAAGGCTATGCACTAAAAGTGACTACCTATAATCCTGGAAAAACGGATATGTTAGAAGGAAATGGAGTCTATAACAAGGAAGATATAGCAAAAATCCAAAAGGCCAATCCTAATCTAAGAGTCCTTTCAGAAAAAATAATTTATGCTGATAGTAGAAATGTTGAAGATGGAAGAAGTATCCAATCAGTATTAATGTCGGCTTTGGACGGCTTTAATATTGTAAGATATCAAGTGTTTACCTTTAAAATGAATGATAAAGGGGAGGCAATCGATAAAGATGGAAATCTTGTGACAGATTCTTCTAAACTTGTATTATTTGGTAAGGATGGTAAAGAGTACACTGGGGAGGATAAATCCAATGTAGAAGCTATAAAAGAAGATGGTTCTACGTTATTTATTGATGCAAAACCAGTAAACCTTTCAATGGACAAGAACTACTTTAATCCATCTAAATCTAATAAAATTTATGTACGAAATCCAGAATTCTATTTAAGAGGTAAGATTTCTGATAAGGGTGGTTTTAACTGGGAGTTGAGAGTTAATGAATCGGTTGTAGATAATTATTTAATCTATGGAGATTTACACATTGATAACACTAGAGATTTTAACATTAAGCTTAATGTTAAAGACGGTGACATCATGGACTGGGGAATGAAAGACTATAAAGCAAACGGATTCCCAGATAAGGTAACAGATATGGATGGAAATGTTTATCTTCAAACTGGCTATAGCGATTTGAATGCGAAAGCGGTTGGAGTACACTATCAATTTTTATATGATAATGTTAAACCAGAAGTAAACATTGATCCAAAAGGAAATACTAGTATTGAATATGCTGACGGAAAATCTGTAGTCTTTAATATCAATGATAAAAGAAATAATGGATTCGATGGTGAGATTCAAGAACGACATATTTATGTAAATGGAAAAGAATACAAATCATTTGATGATATTAAACAACTAACAGATAAGACACTAAACATTAAGATTCTTGTAAAAGATTTTGCAAGAAATACAACCGTAAAAGAATTCATTTTAAACAAGGATACGGGAGAGGTAAGCGAATTAAAACCTCATACGGTGACTGTGACCATTCAAAATGGAAAAGAAATGAGTTCAACGATAGTGTCGGAAGAAGATTTCATTTTACCTGTCTATAAGGGTGAATTAGAAAAAGGATATCAATTTGATGGCTGGGAAATTTCTGGTGTCGAAGGGAAAAAAGATGCTGGTTATGTTATTAATGTGTCAAAAGATACCCTTATAAAACCTGTATTCAAGAAAATAGAGGAGAAAAAGGAAGAGGAGAATAAACCTACTTTTGATTTATCGAAAAAGAAAGATAAGGTGCAAGCAAATCATAATCAATTAGATGAAAGTAACAGAAAAGAGGATTTACAAAGAGAACATCATTCACACAAATCTGATTCAACTGAGGATATCAAAGCTACAGTTCCTGTACAAGTAAATTATAGTCAATTAGATGAAAGTCAAAGATCTGATTCAACTAAGGATGTTACAGCTACAGTTCCTGATAAAAATGATAAAAACTTTGAAAATAAGAAGGAAGTTTATCTTAATGAACCAGAGAACATAGCTAATAAACATACAAATATTGATAGTAAATCAACTACTAACAATGATAGGTTGCCAAAAACCGGAACAGTTAGCGAAGTCTTCACGTCATTAGTTGCCGGAATAATGTTTACTGTAGGTACATTTCTTGGATTGAAGAAAAAAGATTAA
- a CDS encoding transposase, translating to MEQLHFITKLLDIKDPNIQIMDVINRNTHKEIIAKLDYDAPSCPECGSQMKKYDFQKPSKVPYLETTGMPTRILLRKRRFKCYHCSKMMVAETSLVKKNHQIPRIINQKIAQKLIEKTSMTDIARQLSISTSTVIRKLNDFCFKSDFSYLPEIMSWDEYAFTKGKMSFIAQDFDKLNIITVLEGRTQTIIRNHFLRYNRSVRCQVKIITMDMFSPYYDLAKHLFPYAKIVLDRFHIVQHLSRAMSRVRVQIMKQFERKSHEYKAIKRYWKLIQQDSRKLSDKRFYRPTFRMHLTNKEIIDKLLSYSEDLKHHYHLYQLLLFHFQNKEPEKFFGLIEENLKKVHPLFKTVFKTFLKDKEKIVNALQLPYSNAKLEATNNLIKLIKRNAFGFRNFENFKKRIFIALNIKKERTKFVLSRA from the coding sequence ATGGAACAATTACATTTTATCACAAAATTACTAGACATTAAAGACCCAAATATCCAAATTATGGATGTCATTAATAGGAATACCCACAAGGAAATCATCGCTAAACTGGACTACGACGCTCCATCTTGTCCTGAGTGTGGAAGTCAAATGAAGAAATATGACTTCCAAAAACCGTCTAAGGTTCCTTACCTTGAAACGACTGGTATGCCTACTAGAATTCTCCTTAGAAAACGTCGATTCAAGTGCTATCATTGCTCGAAAATGATGGTAGCTGAGACTTCTCTCGTCAAGAAGAATCACCAAATCCCTCGTATCATCAACCAAAAGATTGCCCAGAAGCTAATTGAGAAGACTTCTATGACCGATATTGCCCGTCAGCTGTCTATTTCAACTTCAACTGTTATTCGCAAGCTCAATGACTTCTGTTTTAAGTCTGATTTTTCTTACCTCCCTGAGATTATGTCCTGGGACGAATATGCCTTCACTAAGGGAAAGATGAGTTTCATTGCTCAAGATTTTGATAAGCTCAATATTATCACTGTTCTTGAGGGTAGAACACAAACTATCATAAGAAATCATTTTCTGCGCTACAATCGCTCTGTTCGTTGTCAGGTGAAAATCATTACTATGGATATGTTTAGTCCTTACTATGACTTGGCTAAACATCTTTTTCCGTATGCCAAAATCGTTCTAGATCGCTTCCACATTGTACAACATCTTAGCCGTGCTATGAGTCGTGTTCGTGTCCAAATCATGAAGCAATTTGAGCGAAAATCTCATGAATATAAGGCTATCAAGCGCTACTGGAAACTCATTCAACAGGATAGCCGTAAACTGAGTGATAAGCGATTTTATCGCCCTACTTTTCGCATGCACTTAACCAATAAAGAGATTATTGACAAGCTTTTGAGCTATTCAGAAGACTTGAAACACCACTATCATCTCTATCAACTCTTGCTTTTTCACTTTCAGAATAAGGAACCGGAGAAATTTTTCGGACTCATTGAGGAAAATCTAAAGAAAGTTCATCCTCTTTTTAAGACTGTCTTTAAAACCTTTCTAAAGGACAAAGAGAAAATCGTCAATGCCCTTCAGTTACCCTATTCTAATGCCAAATTAGAAGCAACCAATAATCTCATCAAACTTATCAAACGCAATGCCTTTGGTTTTCGGAACTTTGAAAACTTCAAAAAACGGATTTTTATCGCTCTGAATATCAAAAAAGAAAGGACGAAATTTGTCCTTTCTCGAGCTTAG